Proteins encoded together in one Kutzneria kofuensis window:
- a CDS encoding DUF6069 family protein, whose product MSVITTAPAKPLVIGGLTATAVAAVATAAVAAAGEAAGISLAVGGEPIPVPGFAVLTAICSVVGLVLALVLARTARRPRPVFVRATIALTALSLVPDVLADASTSTKALLMLTHVVAATIVIPAIARRLSA is encoded by the coding sequence AGCCGCTGGTCATCGGCGGCCTGACCGCCACCGCCGTCGCCGCCGTGGCGACCGCGGCCGTCGCCGCGGCGGGCGAGGCCGCCGGGATCAGCCTCGCCGTCGGCGGTGAGCCGATCCCGGTGCCGGGGTTCGCCGTGCTGACCGCCATCTGCTCGGTGGTGGGCCTGGTGCTCGCCCTCGTGCTGGCCCGCACGGCTCGCCGCCCGCGCCCGGTGTTCGTCCGCGCCACGATTGCGCTCACCGCGTTGTCCCTGGTGCCGGATGTGCTCGCGGACGCGTCCACCTCCACCAAGGCCCTGCTGATGCTGACTCACGTGGTCGCCGCCACGATCGTGATCCCGGCCATCGCCCGCCGCCTGTCCGCCTGA